One stretch of Sebastes umbrosus isolate fSebUmb1 chromosome 5, fSebUmb1.pri, whole genome shotgun sequence DNA includes these proteins:
- the plpp2b gene encoding phospholipid phosphatase 2b has product MKEEKMKDLRKKKLYVLVDVLCVIVAALPFIVMTIVFKPYIRGVYCDDESIMYPLKPDTITHGMLAAVTIPCTVVIISSGEAYLVYSKRIYSNSDFNQYVAALYKVVGTFLFGASVSQSLTDLAKFTIGRPRPNFMDVCQPKVCTGYMPVINCTGSDLNVTESRLSFYSGHSSFGMYCMLFLALYVQARLEAKWARLLRPTIQFFLVAFAVYVGYTRVSDYKHHWSDVLVGLLQGALIAVLNVCYVSDFFKKRPPRCTRPDTADSEEPERKPSLQIADSEHSNHYNYHHSPGPV; this is encoded by the exons ATGAAAGAAGAGAAGATGAAGGATCTGAGGAAGAAGAAGCTGTACGTGCTGGTGGACGTGCTGTGCGTTATAGTCG CGGCGCTGCCCTTCATCGTCATGACCATCGTGTTCAAGCCGTATATAAGAGGGGTTTACTGTGACGACGAGAGCATCATGTACCCCCTAAAACCAGACACCATCACCCATGGCATGCTGGCGGCCGTCACCATCCCCTGCACTGTCGTCATT ATCTCCTCTGGAGAGGCTTATCTGGTCTACAGCAAGAGGATTTACTCCAATTCTGACTTCAACCAGTATGTAGCTGCACTCTACAAGGTGGTGGGCACCTTCTTGTTTGGAGCATCCGTTAGCCAGTCGCTCACCGACCTTGCCAAGTTCACCATCGGCCGCCCGAGACCAAACTTCATGGACGTATGCCAACCAAAGGTCTGCACGGGATACATGCCGGTGATCAACTGTACTGGCAGCGATCTGAACGTCACCGAGTCCAg ATTGTCCTTCTACTCTGGTCACTCCTCTTTTGGGATGTACTGCATGCTCTTCCTAGCG cTTTACGTGCAGGCCAGACTGGAGGCCAAGTGGGCCAGACTTCTCCGGCCCACCATCCAGTTCTTCCTGGTGGCCTTTGCGGTGTACGTGGGTTACACCCGAGTCTCTGATTACAAGCACCACTGGAGCGACGTGCTGGTGGGGCTGCTGCAGGGAGCGCTTATTGCTGTGCTCAAC gTGTGCTATGTGTCAGACTTCTTTAAGAAGCGTCCTCCACGTTGCACAAGGCCAGACACGGCTGATAGCGAAGAGCCAGAGAGGAAACCCAGCCTGCAGATTGCAGACTCCGAGCACAGCAACCATTACAACTATCACCACAGTCCAGGCCCTGTGTGA